TCGCGCTTGGCCAGCGGATGGTTTTCCGGCACCGCCAAGACGAACGGTTCTTCGAACAGGAACTCGCTGTGCAACTGGTCGTCGTGCAGCGGCAGCGCCAGCAGCGCCGCGTCGAGCCGGCCTTCGCGCAGGCGGCTCAGCAGGACGTCGCTCTTTTCCTCGATCAGCAGCAGTTCCAGCTGCGGGAAGCGCTCGCGGATGCTCGGGATCACGTGCGGCAGCAGGTACGGGCCCAGCGTCGGGAAGATGCCCAGGCGCACTGTGCCCGCTTCCGGATCCTGGCTGCGCCGCGCCGCTTCCTTCATCTGCTCGACCTCGGCGACGATGCCGCGCGCGCGGCTGGCCGCCTCGCGCCCGGCCGGGGTCAGCATGACCTTGCGCGGCGCGCGCTCGACCAGCGGCACGCCCAGTTCGTCCTCGAGCTTCTTGATCTGCGTGGACAACGTCGGCTGGCTGACGAAGCACGCCGCCGCGGCGCGCCCGAAATGCTTGTGATCGGCCAGCGCCACCAGGTACTTCAGATCACGCAGGTTCATCGGCAGGTTCCTTGGCGGTGCGGTCGGCGCGGCGTGGGGTTGCTCGCCCCGGAACAGCATAGGCCCCGCGCCGGGTCGCGGCGCGGGGCAGGTCGGATCAGGCCGCTTCGGCGACCGAGTTGCTGACCGGCGCACTGCTGCGGATCAGGTGGTCGAACGCGCTCAGCGCCGCCTTGGAGCCTTCGCCCATGGCGATGACGATCTGCTTGTACGGCACCGTGGTGGCGTCGCCGGCGGCGAACACGCCGGGCAGCGAGGTCTGCCCGCGGTCGTCGACGACGATCTCGCCGCGCGGCGACAGCGCCACCGTGCCCTGCAGCCACTCGGTGTTGGGCAGCAGGCCGATCTGCACGAAGATGCCTTCCAGCGCGATCCGGTGGATGTCGCCGCCGACGCGGTCCTTGTAGACCAGCCCGGTGACCTTCTGCCCGTCGCCGGTGACCTCGGTGCTCTGCGCGTTGACGATGATGTCCACGTTGCCCAGGCTGCGCAGCTTGCGCTGCAGGACTTCGTCGGCGCGCAGCTTGCCGTCGAACTCGACCAGGGTGACGTGGCTGACGATGCCGGCCAGGTCGATCGCCGCTTCCACGCCGGAGTTGCCGCCGCCGATCACCGCCACGCGCTTGCCCTTGAACAGCGGGCCGTCGCAGTGCGGGCAATAGGCCACGCCCTTGTTGCGGTACTGGTCCTCGCCGGGCACGTTCATCTGCCGCCAGCGCGCGCCGGTGGACAGGATCACCGTGCGGCTCTTCAGCGACGCGCCGTTGGCCAGCTTGATCTCGACCAGGCCGTCGGCGCCGGCCGGGATCAGCTGCTCGGCGCGCTGCAGGTTCATGATGTCCACCTCGTACTGGCGCACGTGCTGCTCCAGCGCCGCGGCCATCTTCGGGCCTTCTGTCTCCTGCACCGAGATGAAGTTCTCGATCGCCATGGTGTCCAGCACCTGGCCGCCGAAGCGCTCGGCCGCCACGCCGGTGCGGATGCCCTTGCGCGCGGCATAGATCGCCGCCGCCGCGCCGGCCGGGCCGCCGCCGATCACCAGCACGTCGAACGGCGCCTTGGCGGCGATGCTGGCCGCGTCGCGCTTGGCCGCGCCGGTGTCGAGCTTGGCCACGATCTGCTCCAGGCTCATGCGGCCCTGGTCGAACACTTCGCCGTTGAGGTAGACAGTAGGTACCGACATGATCTGCCGTGCCTCGACCTCGTCCTGGAACAGCGCGCCGTCGATCGCCACGTGCTTGATGTTCGGGTTCAGCACCGCGGCCAGGTTCAGCGCCTGCACCACGTCCGGGCAGTTCTGGCAGGACAGCGAGAAATAGGTTTCGAACACGTACTCGCCGGGCAGGTTGCGCACCTGCTCGATGACCTCGGCGGTGGCCTTGGACGGGTGCCCGCCGACCTGCAGCAGCGCCAGCACCAGCGAGGTGAACTCATGGCCCAGCGGCAGTCCGGCAAAGCGCAGGTGGATGTCGTGGCCGGGGCTGCCCAGCGCGAACGACGGGGTGCGCTCGCCGCTGTCGCGGTGCACGTCCAGGCTGATCTTGTCCGACAGCAGGACCAGGTCTTCGAGCAGGTCGAGCATCTCGCGCGACTTGGCGCCGTCGTCGACCGACGCGGTGATGTGGATGGGCCGAACGACCCGCTCCAGGTAAGCCTTCAACTGGGTTTTCAGATCGGCATCCAACATGGCGGACTCCTGACGATGGGCAAAACGTGGGGAAGGCGTTGCTGCCGCAGAGGGCAGACCGCCGTGAAGAATTGGGAGGAGGGGTGAACCGCAGCCGGCGCTGCCGGTGGCGGGCGAGCCGAGCGCAATGCCGGCTGCGGTTCACCCCCACCCCCGCCGGGACGGCGGAGATGGGAGCGTGGCGGCTTAGATCTTGCCGACCAGGTCCAGCGACGGCTTCAGGGTCTTTTCGCCTTCCTTCCACTTGGCCGGGCACACTTCGCCCGGATGCGCGGCGACGAACTGCGCGGCCTTGAGCTTGCGCAGGGTCTCGGTGACGTCGCGGGCGATCGCGTTGTCGTGGATCTCGAGAGTCTTGATCACGCCTTCCGGGTTGATCACGAAGGTGCCGCGCAGGGCCAGGCCTTCTTCCTCGATGTGCACGCCGAACGCGCGGGTCAGCTGGTGAGTCGGATCGCCGACCAGCGCGAACTGCGCCTTGCCCACGGCCGGCGAGGTCTCGTGCCACACCTTGTGCGAGAAATGGGTGTCGGTGGTGACGATGTAGACCTCGGCGCCGATCTTCTGGAACTCGGCGTAGTTGTCGGCGGCGTCTTCCACTTCGGTGGGGCAGTTGAAGGTGAAGGCGGCCGGCATGAAGATCAGCACCGACCACTTGCCCTTCAGGTCCGCGTCGGTGACTTCGATGAATTCGCCGTTCTTGTAAGCGTTGGCCTTGAACGGCTGGACCGGGGTGTTGATCAGGGACATGGAGTTTCCTCGTGGTTGCGAAGGGGGCGGGTGGTTAGAACGAGGCTCATCATAGGAGCGGGCGATAGATATCTCAAATCGATTGATGGAATTGAATAGATAGGTTTTGTCTATCGCTATTCAAGCCTGGCTCTTTGCTGCGCTGCGGGGGACGCACGCAGTCCTGAAGTTCTACCACGTTGGCTTTTCCGGACCGCTGCGGCATCGTGACGTCGATGAACGCCTCCACCCCCGAGTCCCTGCTGCGCGCGGCGTGCACGCAGATCGAGCGCGCCGACGCCGAAGCCCTGTTGATCCACGCCCTGCAGCGCGACCGCGCCTGGCTGTTCGCGCACGCCCGCGACCCGCTGCCGGCCAGCGCCGTGCAAGGCTTCGGCGAACTGCTGGCGCGGCGCGCGCAGGGCGAGCCGGTGGCCTACCTGACTGGACGGCGCGGCTTCTGGACCCTGGACCTGGCGGTCGGCCCGGCCACGCTGATCCCGCGCGCGGACACCGAGCGGCTGGTGGAGCTGGCGCTGGAGCGGGTGGACGCGGCGCCGGGCCGGCGCATCGCCGACCTGGGTACCGGCAGCGGCGCGATCGCGCTGGCGCTGGCCAGCGAGCGGCCGCAGGCGCAGGTGCTGGCCACCGACCTGAGCGAAGCGGCGCTGGCGGTGGCGCAGGCCAATGCGCGCGCGCATCGCCTGGACAACGTCGCGTTCGCCCACGGCCCCTGGCTGGCGCCGCTGGCCGGGCAGCGCTTCGACCTGATCGCCAGCAACCCGCCCTACATCGCCGCCGGCGACCCGCACCTGGCCCAGGGCGACCTGCGCTACGAACCGGCCAGCGCCCTGGCCTCCGGCGCCGATGGCTTGGACGACATCCGCCAGATCGTCGCCGCCGCACCCGCGCACCTGCTGCCGGGCGGCTGGCTGCTGCTGGAACACGGCTGGGACCAGGGCGAGGCGGTACGCGCGCTGCTGACCGCCGCCGGCTTCGACGCGGTGGCGACCCACCAGGACCTGGAAGCGCGCGACCGGGTCAGCCTGGGGCGTCGGTCGGCTGGCTGAAGCGGATTGCAAGCGGCCGTGCCTGTGGCGGACGCCGCGCTGGCGCTCGGGTCGGCGGAATGCGATGCGACGGCGAACGCGGCAGGGCTGCGTCTTCCCCGCTAAAATCGCGATTTTCCGCAGGAGCCGCCATGCGCACGCTATATCCCGAGATCGAACCGTTCGACAGCGGCACGCTGCCGGTGGACGCGCGGCATACGCTGCACTACGAACAGTGCGGCAACCCGCAGGGCAAGCCGGTGGTGCTGCTGCACGGCGGGCCGGGCGGCGGCTACAACGCCAAGATGCGGCGCTTCCACGATCCGGCCAAGTACCGCATCGTGCTGTTCGACCAGCGCGGTTCCGGCCGCTCCACGCCGCATGCGGACCTGGTCGACAACACCACCTGGGACCTGGTGGCCGACATCGAGAAGCTGCGCGAGACGCTGGGCATCGAGCGCTGGCAGGTGTTCGGCGGCAGCTGGGGCTCGACCCTGGCGCTGGCCTACGCGCAGACCCATCCGCAGCGCGTCACCGAGCTGGTGCTGCGCGGCATCTTCATGCTGCGCCGCTGGGAGCTGGAATGGTTCTACCAGGAAGGCGCCAGCCGGCTGTTCCCGGATGCCTGGGAACACTACATCGCCGCGATCCCGCCGGTGGAGCGCGCCGACCTGATCTCCGCGTTCCATCGCCGCCTCACCAGCGACGACGAGGCCACGCGCCTGGCCGCCGCCCGCGCCTGGAGCGTGTGGGAAGGCGCCACCAGCTTCCTGCACGTGGATGCGGATTTCGTCAGCGGCCACGAGAACGCGCAGTTCGCGCTGGCGTTCGCGCGCATCGAGAACCACTACTTCGTCAACGGCGGCTTCTTCGAAGTGGAAGACCAGTTGCTGCGCGACGCCGGCAGGATCGCCGACATCCCCGGGGTGATCGTGCAGGGGCGCTACGACGTGGTCTGCCCGGTGCAGAGCGCCTGGGAGCTGCACAAGGCCTGGCCGAAGGCGACCTTGGAGATCACCCCGAGCGCCGGCCATTCGGCGTTCGAGGCGGAGAACATCGACGCCCTGGTGCGCGCCACCGACGGCTTCGCCTGACGCCGCGCCGCGTGCCGTCGCAACACCGGCACGCGGCTTTCAGCGGGAGCGAAGGGGGCTAGAGATAGAGCCCTTCGGTACGCAGCGCCGCGGCGCCGGTGCCGGCGGCGCTGGCCGGGGCGGCGGGGCGCGGGTCCAGCCGCGCCTGATCGGTCTCGTCGGTCCACACCACGAACGATTCCAGCGTGTTGTAGCCGAAGGTGTTGCTGATCGCCACGTCGGCGGCGTCGCGGCCGCGCGCGATCAGCACCCGACCGATGCGCGGCAGGTTGTGGCGCGCGTCGAAGGTGTACCACTGCCCGTCCAGGAACGCCTCGAACCAGCCGGAGAAATCCATCGGCGCGGTCGACGCGGGCACGCCGATGTCGCCCAGGTAACCGGTGCAATAGCGCGCCGGGATGTTCATGCAGCGGCACAGCGCGATCGCCGAATGGGCGAAGTCGCGGCATACGCCGCGGCCTTCCTGCAACGCCTGCGCGGCGCTCTTGGTCGGCCGCGCGTGCTCGTAGCCGAATTCGATCTGCGCATGCACGTAGTCGCAGATCGCCTGCACCCGCGCCCAGCCGGTCGGCGCGCTGCCGAACAGGTCCCAGGCCATGCCGCTGAGCAGGTCGGTCTCGCAGTAGCGGCTGCCGAGCAGGTACATCAGGGTGTCGTCGGGCAACTGCTCCACCGGCGTCTGCGGCGCGTCGTAGCGGTACTGGTCGGGCAGGCCGCTGTCGCGCACCACCGCATCGGCGCGCAGGGTCAGCACGCCGGCCGGGGCCAGCATGCGCGTGCAGCTGTTGCCGAACTGGTCGCGATAGCCGCGCAGCGGGATCGCCGGTTCGGTCTGCAGCGCGGTGGCCACGACGATGTCGGTGCGGCGGCTGTCGTGGATGTCGAGCATGGCCAGCACCGGGGTCGGCTGCAGGAAGCGGTAGCGGATCTCGTAGCCGAGGCGGATGAGCATGGGGGCGTCCGGTGCGTGCAGCTGGGGGGCGTCCAGGCGGACGGCGAGTGCACCGAGAGTGCGCAGCGCGCGCTCAGCCCGGTGTGAAGGCAGCTTGCAACCGATTCAGCATGCTGAGCAAGCGCTGCGCCCATTGCCGCTGCCCGGCGGGGTCGGCGATCAGGTCCTGGCGGATCTCCAGTTCCACGTGGGCCAGGCCGCGCGCCTCGGCGTGCACCGGGATCGCGTAGTCGGTGGCGTCGCTGACCGAATACGGCTGGTTGTCGCCGACCACCAGTCCCGGCTCGGCGCGCAGCTGCGCCAGCAGCGCCTGCGCGAAACGGGCATCGCGCTGGTACAGCACGCCGGCGTGCCAGGGCCGGGCCACGCCGGCCATCGACGGGGTGAAGCTGTGCATGGCGATCAGGATGGTGGGCAGCCCGGCGTCGCGGCGCCGGTCCAGCTCGGCGGCGATGCGCGCGTGGTAGGGCGCGAAGATCGCGCTGGCGCGCGCCGCGCGCGCGGCGGCGTCCAGGCCTTGGTTGCCCGGCACCACGGTGCCGTCGCTGGCCTCGGCGATCGAGCCTGGCGCCGCCAGCGGCCGGTTGCAGTCGATCACCAGCCGCGAATAGGTCTGGGTGATCGCGAACGCGTCCAGCGCCTGCGCCAGTTCGCGGGTGACGCCATCGATGCCGATGTCCCAGCCGATGTGCCGGTCCAGTTCGGGTTGCGGCAGGCCCAGGCCGGCCAGCGCCTGCGGCACCTGCTGCCCGGCGTGGTCGGCGATCAGCAGGTAGGGCGAACGGCCTTGCGCCTGGTAGACGCGGTAGGGCGGCGGATCGCCGGCGCCGAGCAGCGCCGATGCACTGCCCGCGTGCGGGGCCGGGTCAGCCACGCGGGGTGCCGTCCAGCTGGTGCTCGATCATCCACAGCCCGGCCCACAGCTTGGCGTCCAGCTCGTAGCCTTCGCCCATCTTCTGCACCAGCCAGGCCGCGGCGCGGGCGCGCGGCACGGCGTGCACGGTGATGTCCTCGCTGGCGTCGCCGCCGCCGTCGCCGATCTTGCGCAGGCCGCTGGCGCGGACGAAGGCGACCTTCTCGCTACTGGCGCCGGAGGAGGTCGGGCCGATCATCAGCACTTCGGCGTGGTCGGCGGTCCAACCGGTCTCTTCCTCCAGCTCGCGCACCGCCGACACCTCGATCGATTCGCCGGCGTCGATGTCGCCGACCAGCCCGGCCGGCATCTCGATGGTGCGCGCCTGCAGCGGCACGCGGAACTGCTCGACGAACAGCACCTCGTCGTCCGGCGTCACCGCGACGATGATCGCGGCCAGGCCGCCGGCATGCACGCGTTCGGAATATTCCCAGGTGCCGCGCACGACCATGCGCTGGTACTTGCCTTCGTAGACGATGCGGGGCGGGGAATCGTGGCGGGGCATGGGCGTTCGCTCGAATGAGGAGGAAGGAGGATCGGCGCGCGGATCGCGATCGCCGGATGGCTGAAGTGTAGGGCCATCGACATCGCGACGATGCCAAGACGCCGCGCGACGTGCTGGCGTGGCGTGCGATACCGTGACATAGATCCAGGCGCGGCGAAGCGGGCACTACGGTCCCATCGGCGATGCCTCTGCAGTGTCCTGCTCGCGCAGCACCGCGATGAAAGCGCGCAGTGCGGCGGGATGTGGCGGTGGCCTGGGAGTGGAGGCATAACCCGGAATCGGGGGAGGACATCGCCGCTGGTGGCGGCGCGGCGGCAGGCCTCCGAGGAGCGTTACATGGTGCTCATGCGCACACAGTTCGATTCGATGGATCGAGCGGGGCAGCGACTCCGACCGACCTAGGATCGTCCCGGGCGGTGCCCGCAGGCCATCTACTCGCCGACCGTCGCCAGCCCCGCCGCCTGCAGCAATCTGCGCCGGGTCAGCGGGCCGAAGCGCAGCGCTTCGCACAGGCCGTGCAGCATGTCGGCGTCGGCCTGACCGCGGGCGAAGCCGGGTGCGGCCGAGTGCAGCGGCGCGTCCAGCGCGATGGTGGCCAGTTGCCGCCACAGCAGCGCGTGCTCGCGCTGCTCGCGCAGGCGCACGGCCATCTGCGCCGCGCCACGCAGGCGCAGGAACGCGACCTCGTCGATCCGCAGCAGCAGCGTGTCCAGGTCGCCGAAATGCGCCAGCAGGATCGCCGCCGACTTGGCGCCGATGCCGGTGACCCCGGGAATGTTGTCGATCGCATCGCCGGTCAGCGCCAGGTAGTCGGCGATCTGGTGGGCATGCACGCCGTGCCGCGCCTTGACCCCGGCCGCGCCCCAGCGCTGGCCGCGGGCGTAGTCCCATTGCTCGTCGAATTCGAGCAGCAGCAGTTGCGACAGGTCCTTGTCGGCGGACACGATCACGCCGTGGAAGCCGGCGCCGCGCACGCTGTGCAGCGCGCTGCCGATCAGGTCGTCGGCCTCGTAGTCGTGGTGCGCCAGCACGCCCAGGCCCAGCGCCGCGCACAGCGCCTTGCAGTGCGCGAACTGGCGGCGCAGCGCATCCGGCGCCGGCGCGCGGTTGGCCTTGTAGGCGGGATAGAGGCGATTGCGGAAACAGCTGTCCAGCGCTTCGTCGAAGGCGATCGCGATGTGCTGCGGGCGCTCGCGTTCGAGCAGGTCGAGCAGGAACCGGGCGAAGCCGTGCACCGCGTTGGTCGGCCAGCCCTGCGCGTCCTGGAACTCGTCCGGGATCGAATGCCAGGCGCGGAACACGTACAGGCTGGCGT
This sequence is a window from Xanthomonas sp. CFBP 8443. Protein-coding genes within it:
- a CDS encoding LysR substrate-binding domain-containing protein; its protein translation is MNLRDLKYLVALADHKHFGRAAAACFVSQPTLSTQIKKLEDELGVPLVERAPRKVMLTPAGREAASRARGIVAEVEQMKEAARRSQDPEAGTVRLGIFPTLGPYLLPHVIPSIRERFPQLELLLIEEKSDVLLSRLREGRLDAALLALPLHDDQLHSEFLFEEPFVLAVPENHPLAKRDSLSLSELHQQRLLLLEDGHCLREQALDVCHLSGALEKAEFQATSLETLRQMVAANVGVTLLPLLAVQPPVASSSNIHLLRFDDAAGPSRRIAMLWRRSSAMSDFLQQLAQLFKALPEALLSAKAAPAAVAAVTTAPPPVAAA
- the ahpF gene encoding alkyl hydroperoxide reductase subunit F — protein: MLDADLKTQLKAYLERVVRPIHITASVDDGAKSREMLDLLEDLVLLSDKISLDVHRDSGERTPSFALGSPGHDIHLRFAGLPLGHEFTSLVLALLQVGGHPSKATAEVIEQVRNLPGEYVFETYFSLSCQNCPDVVQALNLAAVLNPNIKHVAIDGALFQDEVEARQIMSVPTVYLNGEVFDQGRMSLEQIVAKLDTGAAKRDAASIAAKAPFDVLVIGGGPAGAAAAIYAARKGIRTGVAAERFGGQVLDTMAIENFISVQETEGPKMAAALEQHVRQYEVDIMNLQRAEQLIPAGADGLVEIKLANGASLKSRTVILSTGARWRQMNVPGEDQYRNKGVAYCPHCDGPLFKGKRVAVIGGGNSGVEAAIDLAGIVSHVTLVEFDGKLRADEVLQRKLRSLGNVDIIVNAQSTEVTGDGQKVTGLVYKDRVGGDIHRIALEGIFVQIGLLPNTEWLQGTVALSPRGEIVVDDRGQTSLPGVFAAGDATTVPYKQIVIAMGEGSKAALSAFDHLIRSSAPVSNSVAEAA
- the ahpC gene encoding alkyl hydroperoxide reductase subunit C; the protein is MSLINTPVQPFKANAYKNGEFIEVTDADLKGKWSVLIFMPAAFTFNCPTEVEDAADNYAEFQKIGAEVYIVTTDTHFSHKVWHETSPAVGKAQFALVGDPTHQLTRAFGVHIEEEGLALRGTFVINPEGVIKTLEIHDNAIARDVTETLRKLKAAQFVAAHPGEVCPAKWKEGEKTLKPSLDLVGKI
- the prmC gene encoding peptide chain release factor N(5)-glutamine methyltransferase, with product MNASTPESLLRAACTQIERADAEALLIHALQRDRAWLFAHARDPLPASAVQGFGELLARRAQGEPVAYLTGRRGFWTLDLAVGPATLIPRADTERLVELALERVDAAPGRRIADLGTGSGAIALALASERPQAQVLATDLSEAALAVAQANARAHRLDNVAFAHGPWLAPLAGQRFDLIASNPPYIAAGDPHLAQGDLRYEPASALASGADGLDDIRQIVAAAPAHLLPGGWLLLEHGWDQGEAVRALLTAAGFDAVATHQDLEARDRVSLGRRSAG
- the pip gene encoding prolyl aminopeptidase; this encodes MRTLYPEIEPFDSGTLPVDARHTLHYEQCGNPQGKPVVLLHGGPGGGYNAKMRRFHDPAKYRIVLFDQRGSGRSTPHADLVDNTTWDLVADIEKLRETLGIERWQVFGGSWGSTLALAYAQTHPQRVTELVLRGIFMLRRWELEWFYQEGASRLFPDAWEHYIAAIPPVERADLISAFHRRLTSDDEATRLAAARAWSVWEGATSFLHVDADFVSGHENAQFALAFARIENHYFVNGGFFEVEDQLLRDAGRIADIPGVIVQGRYDVVCPVQSAWELHKAWPKATLEITPSAGHSAFEAENIDALVRATDGFA
- a CDS encoding transglutaminase family protein — protein: MLIRLGYEIRYRFLQPTPVLAMLDIHDSRRTDIVVATALQTEPAIPLRGYRDQFGNSCTRMLAPAGVLTLRADAVVRDSGLPDQYRYDAPQTPVEQLPDDTLMYLLGSRYCETDLLSGMAWDLFGSAPTGWARVQAICDYVHAQIEFGYEHARPTKSAAQALQEGRGVCRDFAHSAIALCRCMNIPARYCTGYLGDIGVPASTAPMDFSGWFEAFLDGQWYTFDARHNLPRIGRVLIARGRDAADVAISNTFGYNTLESFVVWTDETDQARLDPRPAAPASAAGTGAAALRTEGLYL
- a CDS encoding N-formylglutamate amidohydrolase, which encodes MADPAPHAGSASALLGAGDPPPYRVYQAQGRSPYLLIADHAGQQVPQALAGLGLPQPELDRHIGWDIGIDGVTRELAQALDAFAITQTYSRLVIDCNRPLAAPGSIAEASDGTVVPGNQGLDAAARAARASAIFAPYHARIAAELDRRRDAGLPTILIAMHSFTPSMAGVARPWHAGVLYQRDARFAQALLAQLRAEPGLVVGDNQPYSVSDATDYAIPVHAEARGLAHVELEIRQDLIADPAGQRQWAQRLLSMLNRLQAAFTPG
- a CDS encoding NUDIX hydrolase — translated: MPRHDSPPRIVYEGKYQRMVVRGTWEYSERVHAGGLAAIIVAVTPDDEVLFVEQFRVPLQARTIEMPAGLVGDIDAGESIEVSAVRELEEETGWTADHAEVLMIGPTSSGASSEKVAFVRASGLRKIGDGGGDASEDITVHAVPRARAAAWLVQKMGEGYELDAKLWAGLWMIEHQLDGTPRG
- a CDS encoding 5'-3' exonuclease H3TH domain-containing protein; the encoded protein is MNAALPSSRPLYLVDASLYVFRAWHSIPDEFQDAQGWPTNAVHGFARFLLDLLERERPQHIAIAFDEALDSCFRNRLYPAYKANRAPAPDALRRQFAHCKALCAALGLGVLAHHDYEADDLIGSALHSVRGAGFHGVIVSADKDLSQLLLLEFDEQWDYARGQRWGAAGVKARHGVHAHQIADYLALTGDAIDNIPGVTGIGAKSAAILLAHFGDLDTLLLRIDEVAFLRLRGAAQMAVRLREQREHALLWRQLATIALDAPLHSAAPGFARGQADADMLHGLCEALRFGPLTRRRLLQAAGLATVGE